A part of Nesterenkonia lutea genomic DNA contains:
- the dnaJ gene encoding molecular chaperone DnaJ, producing the protein MTTDYYEALGVSRSASTDEIKKAYRKQARKLHPDVNPSDDAAEQFKVLGRAYEVLSDSQKRQNYDTTGDENGRSGFPGGGAGAGFGGFGDIFETFFGGGGGGPASRTRRGQDSLIRVRIDLRDAVFGTTKEVEVETAVTCTVCDGSCTRPGTSPTTCPDCHGQGQVQRPMRSILGTVIQTQTCARCAGFGSIIEDPCQECDGQGRVRERKSLKVRVPAGVDRGNRIHLAGEGEAGLAGGPSGDLFIEVEVKPHEVFTRRGNDLHATVSIPMTAAALGTTVELDTFDGAEELTVKPGTQSGEVLTLKERGVTHLRGGGRGALKVHLKVETPVKVSEREAELLRELAAERGEERGESTTEHRGVFAKLRERWDAL; encoded by the coding sequence ATGACGACTGACTACTACGAGGCGCTCGGCGTCAGCCGCTCGGCGTCCACCGACGAGATCAAGAAGGCCTATCGCAAACAGGCCCGGAAGCTTCACCCGGATGTGAACCCCTCCGACGACGCCGCCGAGCAGTTCAAAGTGCTCGGCCGTGCCTACGAGGTGCTCTCGGACTCGCAGAAGCGCCAGAACTACGACACCACCGGTGACGAGAACGGCCGCTCAGGCTTCCCAGGAGGGGGAGCCGGCGCAGGCTTCGGCGGATTCGGGGACATCTTCGAGACCTTCTTCGGCGGGGGAGGCGGAGGCCCGGCCTCACGCACCCGCCGAGGCCAGGACTCGCTGATCCGCGTGCGGATCGACCTGCGCGACGCGGTCTTCGGAACCACCAAGGAGGTCGAGGTGGAGACCGCCGTGACCTGCACGGTCTGCGACGGCTCCTGCACCCGGCCAGGCACCAGTCCCACCACCTGCCCGGACTGCCACGGCCAGGGCCAGGTCCAGCGCCCCATGCGCTCCATCCTGGGCACCGTCATCCAGACCCAGACCTGCGCACGCTGCGCCGGCTTCGGCAGCATCATCGAGGACCCCTGCCAGGAGTGCGACGGCCAGGGACGGGTCCGTGAGCGCAAGTCGCTGAAGGTCCGGGTTCCTGCGGGAGTGGATCGCGGCAACCGCATCCACCTGGCGGGCGAGGGCGAGGCCGGTCTCGCCGGCGGACCCTCCGGCGACCTGTTCATCGAGGTGGAGGTCAAGCCGCATGAGGTGTTCACCCGCCGCGGCAACGACCTCCACGCCACAGTCTCCATCCCCATGACCGCCGCAGCCCTGGGCACCACCGTGGAGCTGGACACCTTCGACGGCGCCGAGGAGCTGACCGTCAAGCCCGGGACCCAGTCCGGGGAGGTGCTCACGCTCAAAGAGCGCGGCGTCACCCACCTGCGCGGTGGAGGCCGCGGCGCGCTGAAGGTGCACCTGAAGGTGGAGACCCCCGTGAAGGTCTCCGAGCGCGAGGCCGAGCTGCTGCGTGAGCTCGCCGCCGAGCGCGGCGAGGAGCGCGGAGAGTCCACCACCGAACACCGCGGAGTGTTCGCCAAGCTGCGGGAACGCTGGGACGCCCTCTGA
- a CDS encoding hemolysin family protein, whose amino-acid sequence MTLGLLILLALASGSLAFTLSAADSAFLRLSRREAEEIVDQRRSTAVAMILAHPAAHTLALRMWRWFFTTALVVLVVLASILALGGLAAGAVLGCALLLVGGLVTAAVSPRQIGRGHHQLVAAATARLVRALRVALGPLPVALSRLGSRTVPGGSESDRGFFDDEEFREFVTRASETDIIEDAEAELLQSVFDLSTTRVRAVMVPRTDMVTVEAGTSVVEVMTLFLRSGYSRVPVVRGSADDITGMVYLKDAAFLHHRLRSSEAPSAYAGRDPDSILVDEIQRDVRYVPESKPVSEFLSELQRESTHVAIVVDEYGGTAGMVTLEDLIEEIVGEIVDEYDTEAAEIEEISHGRRRLSARMSVDDFAELYELDLDDEEEVDTVGGLLAKALGRVAIAGSEVEIPRRSGPGVVLRADRLEGRRNRVSHVLAWEAEQSRGARAGLGTQDEPEGLHLRAAESASGHDRQAATAAPAQERIGTPR is encoded by the coding sequence ATGACCCTCGGACTTCTCATCCTGCTGGCGCTGGCGAGCGGCTCGCTCGCCTTCACCCTCTCCGCCGCCGACTCCGCCTTCCTCCGGCTGAGCCGGCGTGAGGCCGAGGAGATCGTCGATCAGCGCCGATCCACCGCGGTGGCGATGATCCTCGCCCATCCGGCCGCCCACACCCTGGCGCTGCGGATGTGGCGCTGGTTCTTCACCACGGCCCTGGTGGTGCTGGTCGTCCTGGCCTCCATCCTCGCCCTGGGGGGACTTGCCGCCGGAGCCGTGCTCGGCTGCGCCCTCCTGCTGGTGGGCGGCCTGGTGACCGCCGCCGTCTCACCGCGCCAGATCGGCCGCGGACACCACCAGCTCGTCGCCGCGGCGACCGCCAGGCTGGTGCGCGCTCTCCGCGTGGCACTGGGCCCGCTGCCGGTGGCGCTCAGCCGCCTCGGGTCGCGCACCGTCCCGGGAGGCTCAGAGTCAGATCGCGGATTCTTCGACGACGAGGAGTTCCGGGAGTTCGTCACCCGAGCCTCCGAGACCGACATCATCGAAGACGCCGAGGCGGAGCTGCTCCAGTCGGTCTTCGACCTCTCCACCACGCGGGTGCGCGCGGTGATGGTGCCGCGCACCGATATGGTCACCGTGGAGGCCGGCACCAGCGTCGTCGAGGTCATGACGCTGTTCCTGCGCTCGGGGTATTCCCGCGTGCCGGTGGTGCGCGGCTCCGCAGACGACATCACCGGGATGGTCTACCTCAAGGACGCCGCCTTCCTGCACCACCGGCTCCGCAGCTCCGAGGCGCCCAGCGCCTACGCCGGACGCGACCCGGATTCGATCCTCGTGGATGAGATCCAGCGCGACGTGCGCTATGTCCCCGAGTCCAAGCCGGTCTCCGAGTTCCTCTCCGAGCTTCAGCGCGAGTCCACCCATGTGGCCATCGTCGTGGACGAGTACGGCGGCACCGCAGGCATGGTCACCCTCGAAGATCTGATCGAGGAGATCGTCGGTGAGATCGTGGATGAATACGACACCGAGGCCGCCGAGATCGAGGAGATCAGCCACGGTCGCAGGCGCCTCTCGGCGCGGATGTCGGTGGACGACTTCGCCGAGCTCTATGAGCTGGACCTCGACGACGAGGAGGAGGTCGACACCGTCGGAGGCCTGCTCGCCAAGGCGCTGGGACGCGTGGCCATCGCCGGCTCCGAGGTCGAGATCCCGCGCCGCAGCGGCCCCGGAGTGGTGCTCCGCGCAGATCGGCTCGAGGGACGCCGCAACCGGGTGAGTCACGTGCTGGCCTGGGAGGCGGAGCAGAGCCGCGGTGCACGCGCGGGTCTCGGCACGCAGGACGAACCCGAGGGGCTGCACCTGCGCGCCGCGGAGTCAGCATCAGGACACGACCGCCAGGCCGCAACCGCGGCGCCGGCGCAGGAGAGGATCGGAACACCACGATGA
- the ybeY gene encoding rRNA maturation RNase YbeY → MSEVQVTVEDSSGSDLISGDHLAGLLDLSGFLYARLHLSGAVALSITLVDEDTIEALHLDWMNLPGATDVMSFPMDELIAGTAQEPVTEGVLGDIVICPQVAQQQATANGHDLGEELALLATHGVLHLLGHDHAEPEDREAMFSLQRALLEEYLGHAAPTPTV, encoded by the coding sequence ATGAGCGAGGTCCAGGTCACGGTCGAGGACAGCTCCGGCTCGGACCTGATCTCCGGAGACCATCTGGCCGGTCTGCTCGACCTCAGCGGGTTCCTCTACGCCAGGCTGCACCTCAGCGGCGCCGTCGCACTGTCGATCACGCTGGTCGACGAGGACACGATCGAAGCGCTGCACCTGGACTGGATGAACCTGCCCGGGGCCACCGATGTGATGAGCTTCCCCATGGATGAGCTCATCGCCGGCACGGCACAGGAACCGGTCACCGAGGGAGTGCTCGGAGACATCGTGATCTGCCCGCAGGTCGCGCAGCAGCAGGCGACCGCCAATGGCCACGATCTCGGCGAGGAGCTCGCGCTCCTCGCCACCCACGGCGTCCTGCACCTGCTGGGACATGATCATGCCGAGCCCGAGGACCGGGAAGCGATGTTCAGCCTGCAGCGCGCGCTCCTCGAGGAATATCTCGGGCACGCTGCTCCCACCCCGACGGTCTGA
- a CDS encoding 16S rRNA (uracil(1498)-N(3))-methyltransferase, producing MTAPLFHLSPGALDAVAPGASVTLSGAEGHHAATVMRMQPGEQVLLSDTVGLRAEGLVRAAGGGELQVEILELTQEPVLRPRIVLVQALAKDRRDLQGVESATELGVDAVIPWQAERSVARWKAGRETKKHAEWVALVRTAAKQTRRTTIPAVRPLQTTAQYRDALSAAGDRIGAIALHETDQTSLAQAVTAHCGSGTAPEELHLIIGPEGGISDREIELLSDAGARVARLGPTVLRSSTAGPAALAATQLLLGRWDWSH from the coding sequence ATGACGGCTCCGCTGTTCCACCTCAGCCCCGGAGCGCTGGACGCCGTCGCCCCCGGCGCGTCCGTCACGCTCTCCGGGGCTGAGGGGCACCATGCGGCCACAGTGATGCGGATGCAGCCCGGAGAGCAGGTGCTGCTCTCCGACACGGTGGGACTGCGTGCCGAGGGTCTGGTCCGCGCGGCCGGCGGCGGAGAGCTGCAGGTGGAGATCCTGGAGCTGACCCAGGAACCAGTGCTGCGACCCCGGATCGTCCTCGTGCAGGCCCTGGCCAAGGACCGCCGCGACCTCCAAGGCGTGGAATCCGCCACCGAGCTGGGTGTCGACGCCGTGATCCCCTGGCAGGCAGAACGATCCGTGGCGCGCTGGAAGGCCGGTCGGGAGACCAAGAAGCACGCCGAATGGGTCGCCCTGGTGAGAACTGCGGCGAAGCAGACCCGCCGCACCACCATCCCCGCCGTCAGGCCGCTGCAGACCACTGCCCAGTACCGGGACGCGTTGAGCGCCGCCGGCGACCGGATCGGCGCCATCGCGCTGCATGAGACCGACCAGACCTCCCTGGCACAGGCCGTCACCGCCCACTGCGGAAGCGGCACCGCGCCGGAGGAGCTGCATCTGATCATCGGGCCCGAGGGCGGGATCAGCGACCGAGAGATCGAGCTGCTCAGCGACGCAGGAGCGCGGGTCGCCCGTCTGGGCCCCACAGTCCTGCGCTCATCCACCGCGGGACCGGCCGCACTGGCCGCCACGCAGCTGCTGCTGGGCCGCTGGGACTGGTCACACTGA
- a CDS encoding DUF3097 family protein has translation MSDSHLPDRRSSPTRGWGAQDLSSLRQAQQVTVHPLPAEHGTVIEEVESGWVGAVVSVEASGGVHVVSLEDRLGRVRSFPLGYGFLFEGRPVELTAPVRRAAAPITTRTASGSVAVADARARVARASRIWVEGTHDAELVEKVWGEDLRIEGIVVEPLHGADDLVGAIREFQPGPRRRVGVLLDHLVPGSKETRIAREAMQAPGAAGNILVLGHPYVDVWQAVKPHLLGLPRWPDIPRSEDIKVGTLRALGWPHSQQRDIAQGWKRILAQVTSYADLEPSLLGRVEELIDFVTVED, from the coding sequence ATGAGTGATTCTCACCTCCCCGACCGGCGCTCCTCCCCCACCCGCGGGTGGGGCGCGCAGGACCTCTCCAGTCTTCGTCAGGCCCAGCAGGTCACCGTCCACCCGCTCCCCGCCGAGCACGGCACGGTGATCGAGGAGGTGGAGTCCGGCTGGGTCGGCGCCGTCGTCTCTGTCGAGGCCTCGGGCGGCGTGCACGTGGTCAGCCTGGAGGACCGGCTGGGCAGAGTCCGTTCCTTTCCGCTGGGATACGGCTTCCTCTTCGAGGGCCGGCCCGTGGAGCTGACTGCCCCCGTCCGGCGCGCTGCGGCTCCGATCACGACGCGCACGGCCTCCGGCTCGGTGGCCGTGGCAGACGCCCGAGCACGCGTGGCCCGCGCCTCACGCATCTGGGTGGAGGGCACCCATGATGCCGAGCTGGTGGAGAAGGTCTGGGGCGAGGATCTGCGGATCGAGGGCATCGTGGTCGAACCGCTGCATGGCGCTGATGACCTTGTCGGGGCGATTCGCGAATTCCAGCCCGGTCCCCGACGCCGTGTGGGGGTCCTGCTCGACCATCTGGTCCCCGGGTCCAAGGAGACGCGCATCGCGCGCGAAGCGATGCAGGCTCCGGGCGCCGCGGGCAACATCTTGGTCCTCGGTCACCCCTATGTGGATGTCTGGCAGGCTGTGAAGCCCCACCTGCTCGGACTGCCGCGCTGGCCTGACATCCCGCGCAGCGAGGACATCAAGGTCGGCACGCTGCGTGCGCTGGGCTGGCCGCATTCTCAGCAGCGGGACATCGCGCAGGGCTGGAAGCGGATCCTGGCCCAGGTGACCAGCTACGCGGATCTGGAGCCCTCGCTGCTGGGCCGGGTGGAAGAGCTGATCGACTTCGTCACCGTGGAGGACTGA
- the hemW gene encoding radical SAM family heme chaperone HemW: MPSTLPLGDPVPADGGFPSAVQQALSARSAVPFGLYVHIPFCSVRCGYCDFNTYTAEDLGPGASQLSYPDTLISELVFARGVLDAMDAPERKLSTVFFGGGTPTLLPPEELARILARARELFDFRPGAEITTEANPDTITAETAQILAEAGFTRLSLGMQSAVPRVLKTLDRTHDPANVERAVDAARAAGLQVSLDLISGTPGETLQDWRSSLEHAVALQPDHISAYSLIIEEGTAMAAKIRRGVLEDIDPDDQADKYLLTEEVLGAAGFDWYEVSNFSTSRDARSEHNLNYWVDSDWWGAGPGAHSHMAGLRWWNVKHPAAYAQRLSTGTTPGHGREQLQDEDKVLEHLMLRLRLADGLDIAEYNALPELARTMGERISPATVDSLVKEQLISPEAAVPAAGHPEGRVVLTLRGRLLADAVTRRLVP; encoded by the coding sequence TTGCCCTCCACCCTTCCCCTCGGCGACCCGGTGCCGGCCGACGGCGGCTTCCCCTCGGCCGTCCAGCAGGCGCTGAGCGCCCGCTCGGCAGTCCCCTTCGGCCTCTACGTCCACATCCCCTTCTGCAGCGTGCGCTGCGGCTACTGCGACTTCAACACCTACACCGCCGAGGACCTCGGTCCCGGAGCCTCACAGCTGTCCTACCCGGACACGCTGATCTCCGAACTCGTCTTCGCCCGCGGCGTGCTGGACGCCATGGACGCCCCCGAGCGGAAGCTCTCGACAGTGTTCTTCGGCGGCGGCACACCGACGCTGCTGCCGCCTGAGGAGCTGGCCCGGATCCTCGCCCGGGCCCGCGAGCTCTTCGACTTCCGTCCCGGTGCCGAGATCACCACCGAGGCGAATCCCGACACCATCACGGCAGAGACCGCACAGATCCTCGCGGAGGCAGGATTCACCCGGCTGAGCCTGGGCATGCAGTCTGCGGTGCCGCGGGTGCTGAAGACCCTGGACCGCACCCATGATCCGGCGAACGTCGAGCGCGCGGTCGACGCCGCCCGCGCGGCGGGTCTGCAGGTCAGCCTGGACCTGATCTCCGGGACCCCCGGAGAGACCCTGCAGGACTGGCGCAGCAGCCTGGAGCACGCCGTGGCGCTGCAGCCAGACCACATCTCTGCTTACTCACTGATCATTGAAGAGGGCACCGCCATGGCCGCGAAGATCCGCCGCGGAGTGCTCGAGGACATCGATCCCGACGATCAGGCCGACAAGTACCTGCTCACCGAGGAGGTCCTCGGCGCCGCCGGATTCGACTGGTACGAGGTGTCGAACTTCTCCACCAGCAGAGACGCCAGGTCCGAGCACAATCTCAACTACTGGGTGGATTCCGACTGGTGGGGGGCGGGACCCGGTGCGCATTCGCACATGGCCGGGCTCCGCTGGTGGAACGTCAAACACCCGGCGGCCTACGCCCAGCGACTCTCCACCGGGACGACACCAGGACATGGCCGGGAGCAGCTGCAGGACGAGGACAAGGTCCTGGAACACCTGATGCTGCGCCTGCGTCTCGCGGACGGGCTGGACATCGCCGAATACAACGCTCTGCCCGAGCTGGCGCGGACCATGGGGGAGCGGATCAGCCCGGCCACTGTGGACTCGCTGGTCAAGGAGCAGCTGATCAGCCCGGAGGCCGCTGTTCCCGCCGCGGGGCACCCCGAGGGTCGTGTGGTGCTGACGCTGCGCGGCCGGCTCCTGGCTGACGCGGTGACGCGCCGGCTCGTTCCCTGA
- the era gene encoding GTPase Era yields MSQSEMPAQQEGFATFDENFRAGFASMVGRPNAGKSTLTNALVGEKVAITSSKPQTTRHTIRGIVHRSDFQLVLVDTPGLHRPRTLLGKRLNGLVIDTLSEVDVVGFCIPADEKIGPGDRFIAAQLTKLPHKRVIALVTKVDKVSREDLAEQLMAVDQLGREHLAQEGRQAGGFAEIIPVSAIEGEQTDVVIDQLAAMMPKSPPLYPEGDLTDEPEAVMVAELVREAALEDVRDELPHSIAVVVEEMVPREDRPEDKPLLDVRVSIHVERDSQKAIIIGRRGARLKTIGSDARAGIVKLLGTPIYLDLHVKVTKDWQRDPKKLGRLGF; encoded by the coding sequence ATGAGCCAGTCAGAGATGCCCGCCCAGCAGGAGGGCTTCGCGACGTTCGATGAGAACTTCCGCGCCGGGTTCGCCAGCATGGTCGGCCGCCCGAACGCGGGCAAGTCCACGCTCACCAACGCCCTGGTGGGGGAGAAGGTGGCCATCACCTCCTCCAAGCCACAGACCACCCGGCACACCATCCGCGGCATCGTCCACCGCAGCGACTTCCAGCTCGTCCTGGTGGACACTCCCGGTCTGCATCGTCCCCGCACGCTGCTGGGCAAGCGGCTCAACGGACTGGTCATCGACACCCTCTCCGAGGTGGACGTGGTCGGGTTCTGCATTCCGGCCGATGAGAAGATCGGCCCGGGCGACCGCTTCATCGCCGCGCAGCTGACCAAGCTTCCGCATAAGCGAGTGATCGCCCTGGTGACCAAGGTGGACAAGGTCTCCCGGGAGGACCTCGCGGAACAGCTGATGGCAGTGGACCAGCTGGGCCGGGAGCACCTGGCCCAGGAGGGCAGGCAGGCGGGGGGCTTCGCCGAGATCATCCCGGTCTCCGCCATCGAGGGGGAGCAGACCGACGTGGTGATCGATCAGCTCGCCGCGATGATGCCGAAGTCCCCGCCGCTCTACCCCGAGGGCGATCTCACCGATGAGCCCGAGGCTGTCATGGTCGCCGAGCTCGTGCGCGAGGCGGCGCTGGAGGACGTCCGTGACGAGCTGCCGCACTCGATCGCCGTGGTCGTCGAGGAGATGGTCCCGCGCGAGGACCGGCCCGAGGACAAGCCCCTGCTGGATGTGCGGGTCTCGATCCACGTGGAGCGCGACTCCCAGAAGGCCATCATCATCGGCAGGCGGGGCGCCAGGCTCAAGACCATCGGCTCCGATGCACGAGCCGGAATCGTCAAGCTCCTGGGCACCCCGATCTACCTCGATCTGCACGTCAAGGTGACCAAGGACTGGCAGCGCGATCCCAAGAAGCTCGGTCGCCTCGGCTTCTGA
- a CDS encoding PhoH family protein, producing MTETSQNTTGSPEPTGEQPTGEQPTGTHLTGTPPTGQDPSGHATSGAARGATAAALGNIERQVYFADADTMFRSLGAQDLALRILQGLYPSASIGLRDQLVTVGGSAAEVTRIVEVLTQLKTLAASGTTVTEEIIEQVTTMVRADAAQESARIVTTNILSHRGRTIRPKTKNQQTYVDTIDESTVVFGIGPAGTGKTYLAMAKAVQALQAREVNRIILTRPAVEAGEKLGFLPGSLNDKIDPYLRPLYDALHDMIDPDSIPRLMESGIIEVAPLAYMRGRTLNDSFIVLDEAQNTTAEQMKMFLTRLGFNSKIVVTGDITQVDLPRGTDSGLRTVIEILEGVEGIAMSRFGSEDVVRHALVGRIVDAYERHQDAARAPRRGGRR from the coding sequence ATGACTGAGACTTCGCAGAACACGACCGGATCGCCGGAGCCCACCGGGGAGCAGCCCACGGGAGAGCAGCCCACGGGAACGCATCTGACGGGAACCCCTCCGACGGGACAGGACCCGAGCGGACACGCCACCTCCGGAGCGGCCCGCGGGGCCACCGCCGCGGCCCTGGGGAACATCGAGCGGCAGGTGTACTTCGCCGACGCCGACACCATGTTCCGCAGCCTGGGCGCGCAGGACCTCGCGCTGCGCATCCTGCAGGGCCTCTATCCCTCTGCGTCCATCGGTCTGCGCGACCAGCTGGTCACCGTCGGCGGCTCCGCCGCCGAGGTCACCAGGATCGTCGAGGTCCTCACCCAGCTGAAGACCCTCGCCGCCTCCGGCACCACAGTGACCGAGGAGATCATCGAGCAGGTCACGACCATGGTCCGCGCCGACGCCGCGCAGGAATCCGCGCGCATCGTGACCACCAACATCCTCTCCCACCGCGGGCGGACCATCCGGCCCAAGACCAAGAATCAGCAGACCTATGTCGACACCATCGACGAGTCCACTGTGGTCTTCGGCATCGGCCCCGCCGGCACCGGTAAGACGTATCTGGCCATGGCCAAGGCTGTCCAGGCCCTGCAGGCCCGCGAGGTCAACCGCATCATCCTGACCCGGCCCGCCGTGGAGGCAGGGGAGAAGCTGGGCTTCCTGCCCGGCAGCCTCAACGACAAGATCGACCCGTATCTGCGCCCGCTCTACGATGCGCTGCACGACATGATCGACCCGGACTCCATCCCGCGGCTGATGGAATCGGGCATCATCGAGGTCGCGCCGCTGGCCTATATGCGCGGCCGCACGCTCAATGACTCGTTCATCGTCCTGGACGAGGCGCAGAACACCACAGCTGAGCAGATGAAGATGTTCCTCACCCGGCTGGGCTTCAACTCCAAGATCGTGGTCACCGGTGACATCACGCAGGTCGACCTGCCGCGCGGCACCGACTCCGGGCTGCGCACGGTGATCGAGATCCTCGAGGGCGTCGAGGGCATCGCGATGTCCCGCTTCGGCTCCGAGGATGTGGTCCGCCATGCTCTGGTCGGACGGATCGTCGACGCCTACGAACGCCACCAGGATGCCGCACGTGCCCCGCGGCGCGGGGGCCGACGATGA
- a CDS encoding DUF4870 domain-containing protein: MAHNQEPQGDRSRQYARSDASERLKGSAAAAQPLTPAEDRRWATLAHFGALIGCLPALAIYLVYRDRGPFTAQESKEALNFTLPVTAVMLVCYILALIPAIGWVFGIVAVLLWIYMTISGLVAGIQCNKGRPYRYPMNLRLIH, translated from the coding sequence GTGGCGCATAATCAGGAACCCCAGGGCGACCGATCGAGGCAGTACGCCAGATCGGATGCTTCCGAGCGTCTCAAGGGTTCTGCCGCGGCCGCACAGCCTCTCACCCCGGCCGAGGACCGCCGCTGGGCCACATTGGCACATTTCGGCGCACTCATCGGCTGCCTTCCGGCCCTCGCGATCTACCTGGTGTACCGCGACCGGGGCCCGTTCACCGCCCAGGAGTCCAAGGAGGCGCTGAACTTCACCCTGCCGGTGACCGCCGTGATGCTGGTCTGCTACATCCTTGCGCTCATCCCCGCCATCGGCTGGGTCTTCGGCATCGTCGCGGTGCTGCTGTGGATCTATATGACGATCTCCGGGCTGGTCGCCGGCATCCAGTGCAACAAGGGGCGCCCGTACCGCTACCCGATGAACCTGCGCCTGATCCACTGA
- the hrcA gene encoding heat-inducible transcriptional repressor HrcA: MSDTRRLQVLRAIVEDYVQTREPVGSRALVERHDLEVSPATIRNDMAHLEEEGLIAAPHTSAGRIPTDLGYRRFVDKITEVRPLSAAERRAMDTLVESADDTDTMLEHTVRLLAMLTNQVAVIQHPQRSTAKIRHVDVVSMSPHKALTIVILSSGKVEQRMVTLADPIGDDSLHRIGQVLSGELYNRRISTLPLPTDMLISRVEPVLRPSMAVIAQAVETILESGRVDRIIMAGTANLARSGRDLGPSIGPILEALEEQVVLLRLLTEMEQDRRGLSIRIGHETSHDSLVETAVVAAEYGTHAGAEGAKLGVVGPTRMDYGSTMSAVRAMARYLSRILSEG, encoded by the coding sequence ATGTCCGACACCCGTCGTCTTCAGGTCCTGCGCGCCATCGTGGAGGACTACGTCCAGACCCGGGAGCCCGTGGGGTCCCGGGCGCTGGTGGAGCGCCACGACCTGGAGGTCTCTCCGGCGACGATCCGCAACGACATGGCCCACCTCGAGGAGGAGGGCCTCATCGCGGCCCCGCACACCTCAGCCGGGCGGATCCCGACGGACCTCGGGTATCGCCGGTTCGTGGACAAGATCACCGAAGTTCGTCCGCTCTCGGCGGCGGAGCGCCGAGCGATGGACACGCTGGTGGAATCGGCCGATGACACCGACACCATGCTCGAACACACGGTGCGCCTGCTCGCCATGCTTACCAACCAGGTCGCGGTGATCCAGCACCCGCAGCGCTCCACGGCCAAGATCCGGCATGTCGATGTCGTGTCCATGTCCCCGCACAAGGCGCTGACGATCGTGATCCTCTCCTCCGGCAAGGTGGAGCAGCGCATGGTGACCCTGGCAGATCCGATCGGCGACGACTCGCTGCACCGGATCGGCCAGGTGCTCTCCGGGGAGCTGTACAACCGGAGGATCTCCACGCTGCCGCTGCCCACGGATATGCTCATCAGCCGGGTGGAGCCGGTGCTGCGGCCGTCCATGGCGGTCATCGCCCAGGCCGTGGAGACGATCCTCGAATCGGGCCGCGTGGATCGCATCATCATGGCCGGGACTGCTAACCTCGCCAGGTCGGGCCGCGACCTCGGTCCCTCCATCGGTCCCATCCTCGAAGCGCTTGAGGAACAAGTCGTGCTGCTTCGACTGTTGACAGAGATGGAGCAGGACCGGCGAGGCCTCTCGATCCGGATCGGTCACGAGACGAGTCATGACTCGCTGGTCGAGACCGCCGTCGTCGCTGCCGAGTATGGCACTCATGCGGGGGCCGAAGGCGCCAAGCTCGGCGTCGTCGGCCCGACTCGCATGGACTACGGCTCCACCATGTCCGCGGTGCGCGCGATGGCGCGCTACCTGTCCCGAATTCTTTCCGAAGGGTGA